From Catenulispora sp. GP43, one genomic window encodes:
- a CDS encoding DUF5947 family protein — MSQPTAAPVQNTDALAALRRIRATRPKAHPEVPTVIERCELCAVPVPPEHRHVVNLDSRALMCACRPCSLLFEHQGAELSYRTVPDRHLALPPLPRQQWDSLEVPVGLAFIFRNSRQERTVVCYPGPAGATEADLPTDASEAFVEAVPDVEAVLVRAREDGFDRFVVPIDACYALVGHLRVLWRGFDGGSEAHARVAEFFADIERKAVRPA, encoded by the coding sequence ATGAGCCAACCGACAGCCGCGCCGGTCCAGAACACCGACGCCCTGGCCGCCCTGCGCAGGATCCGCGCGACCAGACCAAAGGCGCACCCCGAGGTCCCGACGGTCATCGAGCGCTGCGAACTGTGTGCCGTCCCGGTCCCGCCCGAGCACCGCCACGTCGTCAACCTCGACAGCCGCGCCCTTATGTGCGCCTGCCGCCCCTGCTCGCTGCTGTTCGAGCACCAGGGAGCCGAGCTGTCCTATCGCACCGTCCCCGACCGCCACCTCGCGCTCCCGCCGCTGCCCCGGCAGCAGTGGGACAGCCTCGAAGTCCCGGTCGGCCTGGCCTTCATCTTCCGCAACTCCCGGCAGGAGCGCACCGTCGTCTGCTATCCGGGCCCGGCCGGCGCCACCGAGGCCGACCTGCCCACCGACGCCTCCGAGGCGTTCGTCGAGGCCGTCCCGGACGTCGAGGCCGTCCTGGTCCGGGCGCGCGAGGACGGGTTCGACCGCTTCGTCGTCCCCATCGACGCCTGCTACGCCCTGGTCGGCCATCTGCGCGTGCTGTGGCGCGGCTTCGACGGCGGCTCCGAGGCCCATGCCCGGGTTGCGGAGTTCTTCGCCGACATCGAGCGCAAGGCGGTGCGACCGGCGTGA
- a CDS encoding DUF6084 family protein produces the protein MSELAFTVLDISPEPYAAAPNLAARLRITEATGERVHAIALRCQVQIEPRRRSYNGEEKTDLADLFGAPARWGETLRPVVWTQASTMVPGFTGSVDVDLPLPCTYDFEVAAAKYLQALAGDDVPLTLLFSGTVFTRGLAGFGVEQIPWHLEASYRMPIRVWRELMDAHFPNTGWIRLDRETLRRLGRYRSERALTDWGQVFDALLPAEELEASR, from the coding sequence GTGAGCGAGCTCGCCTTCACCGTGCTGGACATCAGCCCGGAGCCGTACGCGGCCGCGCCGAACCTGGCCGCCCGCCTGCGGATCACCGAGGCCACCGGCGAGCGCGTCCACGCGATCGCGCTGCGCTGCCAGGTTCAGATCGAACCGCGCCGCCGTTCCTACAACGGCGAGGAGAAGACTGATCTCGCTGACCTGTTCGGCGCGCCGGCGCGCTGGGGCGAGACGCTGCGCCCGGTGGTGTGGACCCAGGCCTCGACGATGGTGCCCGGCTTCACCGGCTCGGTGGACGTCGACCTGCCGCTGCCGTGCACCTACGACTTCGAGGTCGCCGCCGCCAAGTACCTGCAGGCCCTGGCCGGCGACGACGTCCCGCTGACCCTGCTGTTCAGCGGCACGGTGTTCACCCGGGGCCTGGCCGGCTTCGGCGTGGAGCAGATCCCCTGGCACCTGGAGGCCTCGTACCGCATGCCGATCCGCGTCTGGCGCGAGCTGATGGACGCCCACTTCCCGAACACCGGATGGATCCGGCTGGACCGCGAGACGCTGCGCCGCCTGGGCCGCTACCGATCCGAGCGCGCGCTCACCGACTGGGGCCAGGTCTTCGACGCGCTGCTGCCGGCCGAGGAGTTGGAGGCTTCGCGATGA